In one Sphingomonas sp. S1-29 genomic region, the following are encoded:
- a CDS encoding FYDLN acid domain-containing protein has protein sequence MIKPEWGTKRACPKCGTRFYDLGKEDPVSCIACGVTWNPEPILKSKQPLPFEAAKAAPVKEKAEDSDLGDDIDVEDDDTPADDDVDLGGDEDLGVETPADEHET, from the coding sequence ATGATCAAGCCGGAATGGGGCACGAAGCGGGCCTGTCCGAAATGCGGAACGCGTTTCTATGATCTTGGCAAGGAGGACCCGGTCAGCTGCATCGCATGCGGCGTGACGTGGAACCCCGAGCCGATCCTGAAATCGAAGCAGCCCTTGCCGTTCGAAGCGGCCAAGGCCGCACCGGTCAAGGAAAAGGCCGAGGATTCGGATCTGGGCGACGATATCGACGTCGAGGACGACGACACCCCTGCGGACGACGATGTCGACCTGGGCGGTGACGAGGATCTGGGCGTCGAGACCCCCGCCGACGAGCACGAAACCTGA
- a CDS encoding BLUF domain-containing protein, producing MKQLIYRSQPFGFDEAMLAGILSQARRNNRRDDITGALICRHDLYLQLIEGPAPAIDALFARILGDDRHGDVQLLLSDEVTDRMFGAWAMLDDEAPSLFWSPADVAAGALEAASPADLRAAFARLRRRTLD from the coding sequence ATGAAGCAGTTGATCTATCGATCGCAGCCGTTCGGGTTCGACGAGGCGATGCTCGCCGGCATCCTGTCGCAGGCGCGGCGCAACAACCGCCGCGACGACATCACCGGCGCGCTGATCTGCCGCCACGACCTGTATCTGCAACTGATCGAGGGGCCGGCACCCGCGATCGACGCGTTGTTCGCACGGATCCTGGGCGACGATCGCCATGGCGACGTCCAACTGCTGCTGAGCGACGAGGTGACCGATCGGATGTTCGGCGCCTGGGCGATGCTCGACGACGAAGCGCCGTCCTTGTTCTGGTCCCCCGCCGACGTCGCTGCGGGCGCGCTCGAAGCCGCCAGCCCCGCGGACCTTCGCGCGGCATTCGCTCGGCTGCGGCGGCGAACGCTCGACTGA
- a CDS encoding NAD(P)/FAD-dependent oxidoreductase, which translates to MLRITELKLPIHHPEEALATAIRDRLRVTPRDLVRYTIARRAHDARDKMDIQFVYSVDVTLRNEAPVLARCRRDRHVNPTPDTGYRFVAKAPADYAGPRPVVVGAGPCGLFAGLMLAQMGFRPIILDRGKVVRERTKDTWGLWRRSELNPESNVQFGEGGAGTFSDGKLWSQIKDPRHLGRKVLTEFVKAGAPAEILTEAHPHIGTFRLVTMVESMRATVEALGGEYRFEHRVEDIEVETAPDGSRRLRTLSFQTGETMAVGPVVLAVGHSARDTFHMLHDRGVFLEAKPFSIGVRIEHPQSWIDRARFGPCAGHPDLGAAAYSLSHHCANERTVYSFCMCPGGTVVAATSEPGRVATNGMSQYSRNERNANSGIVVGIDPARDYPGHPLAGIALQRHWEERAYVVGGGDYSAPAQKLGDFLAGRPSTALGSVIPSYRPGVKLTDLAECLPEFVVTAMREALVAFGREIPGYDHPDAVLTGVETRTSSPVRITRGEDFQSLNTAGLYPAGEGAGYAGGILSAAVDGIKVAEAVARDLLAMGQAKVAVARA; encoded by the coding sequence ATGCTGCGCATCACCGAACTCAAGCTGCCGATCCACCATCCCGAGGAAGCGCTGGCGACCGCGATCCGCGATCGGCTGCGGGTCACCCCGCGCGATCTGGTCCGCTACACGATCGCGCGCCGGGCGCACGACGCGCGCGACAAGATGGATATCCAGTTCGTCTATTCGGTCGACGTGACGCTTCGCAACGAAGCGCCGGTGCTCGCACGCTGCCGCCGCGATCGCCACGTCAATCCGACCCCCGATACCGGCTATCGCTTCGTCGCCAAGGCACCCGCCGACTATGCCGGACCGCGCCCGGTGGTGGTGGGAGCGGGGCCATGCGGGTTGTTCGCGGGGCTGATGCTGGCGCAGATGGGGTTCCGCCCGATCATCCTCGATCGCGGCAAGGTGGTGCGCGAACGCACCAAGGATACTTGGGGGCTGTGGCGGCGAAGCGAGCTGAACCCCGAATCGAACGTCCAGTTCGGCGAGGGCGGGGCGGGCACCTTCTCCGACGGCAAGCTGTGGAGCCAGATCAAGGACCCGCGCCATCTGGGCCGCAAGGTGCTGACCGAATTCGTCAAGGCGGGGGCGCCGGCCGAAATCCTCACCGAGGCGCATCCGCATATCGGCACCTTCCGGCTGGTGACGATGGTCGAGAGCATGCGTGCAACCGTCGAGGCGCTGGGCGGCGAATATCGCTTCGAGCATCGCGTCGAGGACATCGAGGTCGAGACCGCGCCCGACGGGTCGCGGCGGCTGCGCACGCTTAGCTTCCAGACTGGCGAGACGATGGCGGTGGGGCCGGTGGTGCTCGCGGTCGGCCACAGCGCGCGCGACACCTTCCACATGCTGCACGATCGCGGCGTGTTCCTCGAGGCCAAGCCGTTTTCGATCGGGGTGCGGATCGAGCATCCGCAATCGTGGATCGACCGTGCGCGCTTCGGGCCGTGCGCGGGGCATCCCGATCTGGGCGCTGCCGCCTACAGCCTGTCGCATCACTGCGCCAATGAACGCACCGTCTACAGCTTTTGCATGTGTCCCGGCGGCACCGTGGTCGCCGCGACATCCGAGCCGGGGCGCGTCGCGACCAACGGCATGAGCCAATATTCGCGTAACGAGCGCAACGCCAATTCGGGGATCGTCGTCGGCATCGATCCTGCGCGCGATTATCCGGGGCACCCGCTGGCGGGGATCGCGCTCCAGCGGCATTGGGAGGAGCGCGCTTATGTGGTGGGCGGCGGCGATTACAGCGCGCCGGCGCAGAAATTGGGCGATTTCCTCGCCGGTCGGCCCTCGACGGCGCTTGGCAGCGTCATCCCCTCCTATCGTCCCGGCGTGAAGCTGACCGATCTGGCCGAATGCCTGCCCGAGTTTGTGGTGACCGCGATGCGTGAGGCGTTGGTGGCGTTCGGGCGCGAAATTCCGGGCTACGACCATCCCGACGCGGTGCTGACCGGGGTCGAGACGCGGACGTCTTCGCCGGTGCGGATCACGCGGGGGGAGGATTTCCAGAGCCTCAACACCGCGGGGCTGTACCCGGCGGGCGAGGGGGCGGGCTATGCCGGGGGCATCCTGTCGGCAGCGGTCGATGGCATCAAGGTGGCCGAGGCGGTGGCGCGCGATTTGCTGGCGATGGGGCAGGCAAAGGTGGCTGTGGCGAGGGCGTAA
- a CDS encoding alpha/beta fold hydrolase, translated as MAYITTDDGAEIFYKDWGPRDAQPIVFHHGWPLSSDDWDTQMLFFLANGYRVVAHDRRGHGRSSQIATGHDMDHYAADVSALAAQLNLTNAVHIGHSTGGGEVTRYVAKFGEPQGRVAKAVLVSAVPPLMLQTEAHPAGVPIEVFDGLRKALADNRSQFYLDLASGPFYGFNRDGATVSQGVIQNWWRQGMIGSALAHYEGIKAFSETDQTEDLRAITVPTLVLAGDDDQIVPYVEAALKQAELLPNATLKIYPGFSHGMLTMNAEILNADLLAFVRG; from the coding sequence ATGGCATATATCACCACCGATGACGGCGCCGAAATCTTCTACAAGGACTGGGGCCCGCGCGACGCCCAGCCGATCGTCTTCCACCATGGCTGGCCGCTATCGTCGGACGATTGGGACACCCAGATGCTGTTCTTCCTCGCCAATGGCTATCGCGTCGTCGCGCACGACCGGCGCGGCCATGGGCGATCGTCGCAGATCGCGACAGGCCATGACATGGACCATTATGCCGCCGACGTCTCCGCGCTCGCCGCACAATTGAACCTCACCAACGCGGTGCATATCGGCCATTCGACCGGCGGCGGCGAAGTCACCCGCTATGTCGCAAAGTTCGGCGAGCCACAGGGGCGTGTCGCCAAGGCGGTGCTGGTGAGTGCGGTGCCGCCGCTGATGCTCCAGACCGAGGCGCATCCCGCCGGCGTACCGATCGAGGTGTTCGACGGGCTGCGCAAGGCGCTCGCCGATAATCGCTCGCAATTCTATCTCGATCTGGCGTCGGGGCCGTTCTACGGCTTCAACCGCGACGGCGCGACGGTTTCGCAAGGCGTGATCCAGAATTGGTGGCGGCAGGGCATGATCGGCAGCGCGCTCGCGCATTACGAGGGGATCAAGGCGTTTTCCGAGACCGACCAGACCGAGGATTTGCGCGCGATCACCGTGCCCACTTTGGTGCTGGCGGGCGACGACGACCAGATCGTCCCCTATGTCGAGGCCGCGCTGAAGCAGGCCGAACTCCTGCCCAACGCGACGCTCAAAATCTATCCGGGCTTCTCGCACGGGATGCTGACGATGAACGCCGAAATCCTCAACGCCGATCTGCTGGCGTTCGTGCGCGGCTGA
- a CDS encoding BatA domain-containing protein: MTPALLAPLGLLALASILLPIAIHLARRTEMRPVDFAALRYLDARPRPRQRLRLDEWLLLAVRILLLALVSLLLAGPILWGAEDRRAVVAVFPGIAAPAIGEDVRGVWLAPGFSSVADASPPRPERPATLIRRLDAALAPGVKLTIIVPPVLGDLDAERPRLSREVTWRVVNAPVPAAAPTVPPPIAIRHAPPMRGAVRYFRAAATALAPSDRAPDIAALDQPIPSAIRHIIWLDSGELPASILDRAADGATVLAASDTLLALEAPPRTVWRDPEGQQLAIEQRHGKGRVLRLTRTIDPAAMPILLDATFPDRLAELLDPAPPPARASAADHAPLTGTPAWPQPPLDLAPWFALAIALVFAIERLLATRPRRVIA, from the coding sequence ATGACGCCGGCGCTGCTCGCCCCGCTCGGCCTGTTGGCGCTGGCGTCGATCCTGCTGCCGATCGCGATCCATCTGGCGCGTCGGACCGAGATGCGGCCGGTCGACTTCGCCGCGCTACGCTACCTCGACGCGCGTCCGCGCCCGCGGCAGCGCTTACGGCTCGACGAATGGCTGCTGCTCGCGGTGCGGATCCTGTTGCTCGCGCTGGTCTCGCTCCTGCTGGCGGGGCCGATCCTGTGGGGCGCCGAGGATCGCCGCGCGGTCGTGGCGGTGTTTCCCGGCATAGCGGCACCGGCAATCGGCGAAGACGTGCGCGGGGTCTGGCTCGCGCCGGGCTTCTCCTCGGTCGCCGATGCTTCGCCGCCGCGCCCCGAACGCCCCGCAACGCTGATCCGCAGGCTCGATGCTGCGCTTGCGCCGGGGGTAAAGCTGACGATCATCGTGCCGCCGGTGCTGGGCGACCTCGATGCGGAGCGTCCGCGATTGTCGCGCGAAGTCACCTGGCGTGTCGTAAATGCGCCGGTCCCCGCTGCCGCGCCTACGGTGCCGCCGCCAATCGCGATCCGCCATGCCCCGCCGATGCGCGGCGCAGTCCGCTATTTCCGCGCAGCCGCCACTGCCTTGGCACCGTCGGACCGTGCGCCTGACATTGCCGCCCTCGACCAACCGATACCGTCGGCAATTCGGCATATCATCTGGCTCGATAGCGGCGAGCTTCCCGCCTCCATCCTCGATCGAGCCGCCGACGGCGCGACCGTGCTGGCGGCAAGCGACACCTTGCTCGCGCTCGAAGCCCCCCCGCGCACCGTCTGGCGCGACCCCGAAGGCCAGCAGCTCGCGATCGAACAGCGCCACGGCAAGGGCCGCGTGCTTCGCCTGACACGCACGATCGACCCCGCCGCGATGCCGATCCTGCTCGACGCGACCTTCCCCGATCGCCTCGCCGAGCTACTCGACCCCGCCCCGCCGCCAGCGCGCGCCTCCGCCGCCGATCATGCGCCGCTGACGGGCACCCCCGCCTGGCCGCAACCGCCGCTCGACCTCGCGCCATGGTTCGCGCTGGCGATCGCATTGGTCTTCGCGATCGAACGCCTGCTCGCGACCCGCCCGCGCCGGGTGATCGCATGA
- a CDS encoding carboxypeptidase regulatory-like domain-containing protein: MTGGAFTWSMVAVVGSLLVASWLLVRRGLGPRRLVPLLALQWLAGAALLLFLFPPSVPIGGGSLTVVTSPIAAMPTGNVVSLPEAGSLPGAKPVPDFAAAIASVPAGTPIELLGLGLVERDRIAVANPLRFTPPPQPVGIVAIAFPEPTAPGAGFAFGGQTSGLAGGTVEMLDPAGTRVARVPIGADGQFALSGTAPVAGTALFTLVARNRSGGIVERLAIPVDSREPTPPRLLILAGAPSTEVRQLRRFAEDAGIDVTLRVDLGAGLQTGDAPVAIDRATLARTDLLLIDDRRWERLGGGERGAIGSAVSGGMGLLLRPTGPLPAGVRRDWASLGLAVSGGDASLPVRIDDTPDALPLARRNLSIGGANTVTMLRDSAGEAIAAWAPRGRGRVGLSSITDSYALTLTGAPERYSALWSVIFSTLAREGDAAPPRLATLVRAGGRGAVCGLADDARLLSPDGGVSRLLVDRAAKDCAAFWPQQAGWHVVRDAKDRETALYVHPTDAAPALAAAQRREATLALIGSPSGEAAERSALGPRWPWLLLLLALLAPLWWLERRRVHTI, from the coding sequence ATGACCGGCGGCGCCTTCACCTGGAGCATGGTCGCAGTCGTCGGATCGCTGCTGGTGGCAAGCTGGCTGTTGGTGCGCCGGGGGCTCGGGCCGCGAAGGCTGGTGCCGCTATTGGCGTTGCAATGGCTGGCGGGGGCGGCGTTGCTGTTGTTCCTGTTCCCGCCGAGCGTGCCGATCGGCGGTGGTTCGCTGACCGTCGTCACCAGCCCGATCGCTGCGATGCCGACGGGTAACGTCGTCAGCTTGCCCGAAGCGGGCAGCCTGCCGGGCGCCAAGCCGGTGCCCGATTTCGCCGCCGCGATCGCCAGCGTTCCCGCCGGCACGCCGATCGAGCTGCTGGGCCTGGGGCTGGTCGAGCGCGACCGGATCGCGGTCGCCAACCCGCTGCGCTTCACCCCGCCGCCGCAGCCCGTGGGCATCGTCGCGATCGCCTTCCCCGAACCCACCGCCCCCGGTGCGGGCTTTGCCTTCGGCGGGCAGACAAGCGGCTTGGCGGGCGGCACGGTCGAGATGCTCGATCCGGCAGGCACCCGCGTCGCGCGCGTCCCGATCGGCGCCGACGGCCAATTCGCGCTGTCGGGCACCGCGCCGGTCGCCGGCACCGCGCTGTTCACGCTGGTCGCGCGCAACCGTTCGGGCGGCATCGTCGAGCGGCTGGCGATCCCCGTCGACAGCCGCGAACCCACCCCGCCGCGGCTGCTGATCCTCGCCGGCGCCCCTTCGACCGAGGTACGCCAATTGCGCCGCTTCGCCGAGGATGCGGGGATCGACGTTACGCTTCGTGTCGATCTCGGCGCCGGACTGCAGACCGGCGACGCGCCGGTCGCGATCGACCGTGCGACGCTTGCCCGAACCGACCTGCTGTTGATCGACGATCGCCGCTGGGAACGTCTGGGCGGCGGCGAACGCGGGGCGATCGGATCGGCGGTATCGGGCGGGATGGGGTTGCTGCTGCGTCCCACCGGCCCGCTGCCCGCCGGGGTGCGGCGCGACTGGGCTTCGCTCGGGCTCGCGGTCTCGGGGGGCGATGCCAGCCTGCCGGTGCGGATCGACGACACCCCCGACGCGCTGCCGCTCGCGCGCCGCAACCTCAGCATTGGCGGGGCCAACACGGTGACGATGCTGCGCGATTCGGCGGGCGAGGCGATCGCGGCATGGGCCCCGCGCGGCCGCGGTCGCGTGGGCCTGTCGAGCATCACCGACAGCTATGCGCTCACGCTCACCGGAGCGCCCGAGCGTTACTCGGCGCTGTGGAGCGTGATCTTCTCGACCCTGGCGCGCGAAGGCGACGCAGCACCGCCGCGGCTGGCGACGCTGGTTCGCGCGGGCGGACGCGGCGCGGTGTGCGGGTTGGCCGACGACGCCCGGTTGCTGTCGCCCGATGGCGGGGTCAGCCGCTTGTTGGTCGATCGCGCCGCCAAGGATTGCGCCGCCTTCTGGCCGCAGCAGGCCGGCTGGCATGTGGTCCGCGATGCCAAGGACCGCGAGACGGCGCTTTACGTTCATCCCACCGACGCCGCTCCCGCGCTCGCGGCTGCGCAGCGGCGCGAGGCGACGTTGGCGTTGATCGGATCACCATCGGGCGAGGCAGCCGAAAGATCGGCGCTAGGGCCGCGCTGGCCCTGGCTCCTGTTGCTGCTGGCGCTGCTCGCGCCGCTTTGGTGGCTCGAACGACGGCGCGTGCACACCATTTAG
- a CDS encoding DUF4175 family protein, which yields MIERPILDRHRRDAKMRVLLDGAAVALPLTLGAAAIGWRLGGGALAVALLLIGAAVLAVIAWRRGRRFDQPWLVSRLDSEVPGFEDSSALLFAPADTLGGFADLQRRRIEARIDAAQPLDLRTPWSRRAIVAAWIAGVVLVLAAWLWPDPRDPVAPQPTATPAAIAGPPRLIAARLRIAPPAYTGLPVREQTSLDARVPEGSRISWSLAFAPDPAAATIAFPGSAGVPLTRSGNRWTAAHAAARPALYRIEAPGLPRQRLHRIETIADTPPTVRAITPPEQLATVTPGQRRWTPVFEASDDYGVAAGAVLRITVTAGEGENITFTQRTTTLAGSGPARRRRFAATLDLAREGLAPGGDLIAQLIVTDNRSPAPQRVEGPSVILRWPADLALADGLDGMAQPVMPAYFRSQRQIIIDAEALIRDRAQLGADAFATRSNALGEDQAILRLRYGQFVGEEAEGGGSTGGIALPTNDAPALPTNDSPALPTNDAPAPAAQDRQDPTLGDGHSADDGHDHTAPGAAFDAARSFGHVHDDSDASTLFAPGTRTTLAQALDAMWSSERELRQGDPRAALPHANRALAFLKEAQQATRIFLPRVGAALPPIDLTRRLSGDREGIVARRLPQADRPDPETILADSWRALADTPGKRPPLQLGALDRWVRANGGKLADPLALRAAIDTLRGEPGCGECRAQLRALLWRAIEPPVAAIKRRATPRAIGRRYLEALR from the coding sequence ATGATCGAACGCCCGATCCTCGACCGGCACCGCCGCGACGCGAAGATGCGCGTGCTGCTCGACGGCGCTGCGGTCGCGCTGCCACTGACGCTCGGCGCGGCGGCGATCGGCTGGCGGTTGGGCGGCGGCGCGCTCGCGGTGGCGCTGTTGCTCATCGGCGCGGCGGTACTGGCGGTAATCGCCTGGCGACGCGGTCGGCGCTTCGACCAGCCCTGGCTGGTGTCGCGGCTCGATTCCGAGGTTCCCGGGTTCGAAGACAGCAGCGCCCTCCTATTCGCCCCCGCCGATACGCTTGGCGGCTTCGCAGACCTGCAACGCCGCCGGATCGAGGCGCGGATCGATGCCGCGCAGCCGCTCGACCTTCGCACGCCCTGGTCGCGCCGCGCGATCGTGGCCGCCTGGATCGCGGGTGTCGTGCTGGTGCTCGCGGCTTGGCTCTGGCCCGATCCCCGCGACCCCGTCGCCCCGCAGCCGACCGCGACGCCTGCCGCCATCGCCGGCCCGCCCCGCCTGATCGCCGCCCGCCTGCGGATCGCGCCGCCCGCCTATACCGGGCTCCCGGTGCGCGAGCAGACGAGCCTCGACGCACGCGTTCCGGAAGGATCGCGGATCAGCTGGTCGCTCGCCTTCGCGCCCGACCCCGCCGCCGCGACGATCGCCTTCCCCGGCAGCGCAGGAGTCCCGCTGACCCGCAGCGGCAATCGCTGGACTGCGGCCCACGCCGCCGCCCGCCCCGCCTTGTACCGGATCGAAGCCCCCGGCCTTCCCCGCCAGCGGCTCCACCGCATCGAAACCATCGCCGACACGCCCCCCACCGTCCGCGCGATCACCCCGCCCGAGCAGCTCGCCACCGTCACCCCCGGCCAACGCCGCTGGACCCCGGTGTTCGAGGCGAGCGACGATTACGGCGTCGCCGCCGGCGCGGTGCTGCGGATCACCGTCACCGCGGGCGAGGGCGAGAACATCACCTTCACCCAGCGGACGACGACGCTGGCGGGCAGCGGCCCCGCCCGCCGCCGCCGCTTCGCCGCCACGCTCGACCTGGCGCGCGAAGGCCTTGCGCCGGGCGGCGACCTCATCGCGCAGCTCATCGTCACCGACAATCGTTCGCCCGCGCCGCAGCGCGTCGAGGGGCCGAGCGTGATCCTGCGCTGGCCCGCCGATCTGGCGCTCGCCGATGGGCTCGACGGCATGGCGCAGCCGGTGATGCCCGCCTATTTCCGCAGCCAGCGCCAGATCATCATCGATGCCGAAGCCTTGATCCGCGATCGCGCGCAACTTGGGGCCGACGCCTTCGCCACGCGATCGAACGCGCTCGGCGAGGACCAGGCGATCCTGCGGCTGCGCTACGGCCAGTTCGTCGGCGAGGAGGCCGAGGGCGGCGGATCGACCGGCGGCATCGCGCTGCCCACCAACGACGCGCCCGCCTTGCCGACCAACGACAGCCCCGCGCTGCCGACCAACGATGCGCCGGCCCCCGCAGCGCAGGACCGGCAGGACCCGACGCTGGGCGACGGGCATTCGGCGGACGACGGCCACGATCACACCGCGCCCGGCGCCGCGTTCGATGCCGCGCGCAGCTTCGGTCATGTCCATGACGATAGCGATGCCTCGACGCTCTTCGCCCCGGGAACACGGACGACGCTTGCGCAGGCACTCGACGCGATGTGGTCGTCGGAGCGCGAGCTACGCCAGGGCGATCCGCGCGCCGCATTGCCCCACGCCAACCGTGCGCTCGCCTTCCTCAAGGAAGCGCAGCAGGCGACGCGGATTTTCCTGCCACGCGTCGGCGCCGCGCTGCCGCCGATCGACCTGACCCGCCGGCTCTCGGGCGATCGCGAGGGGATCGTCGCGCGGCGACTGCCGCAAGCCGATCGCCCCGACCCCGAGACGATCCTCGCCGATTCGTGGCGCGCGCTCGCCGACACCCCCGGCAAGCGTCCCCCGCTCCAGCTCGGCGCGCTCGATCGCTGGGTACGCGCCAATGGCGGCAAGCTCGCCGATCCGCTGGCGCTGCGTGCGGCGATCGACACGTTGCGCGGCGAACCCGGCTGCGGCGAGTGTCGTGCCCAGCTGCGCGCGTTGCTGTGGCGCGCGATCGAGCCCCCCGTCGCCGCGATCAAGCGGCGCGCGACCCCGCGCGCGATCGGGCGCCGCTATCTCGAGGCGCTGCGATGA
- a CDS encoding FAD-dependent oxidoreductase, whose translation MSTIDTRRHQMFPTLDSAQMATARRFASGPAVRFAPGDTLYAIGAHDVPAWLVIEGTIEVVRRDGLSAETGITVHHPGQFSGEVNQLAGRPSIAAGVAGPEGCSAIPFDAAHLRALMVGSAELGEIVMRALILRRVSLIEHGGAGTIIVGVPGSPDIVRLQTFLGRSGLPNLVLDVGAEGEGRALAERTGVLPEELPLVMCPNGQLLKRPSDEELAACLGVIPPIDPEHLYDVAIVGAGPAGLATAVYAASEGLSVVVLDSRSMGGQAGASARIENYLGFPTGISGLALAGRAFNQALKFGAEVAIPVAVERLECDGVRLALACAGERRVQARSVVIASGARYRRPDIANLAEFEGAGVSYWISAIESRLCAGEEVVLVGGGNSAGQAVVFLAPQVKKLHLVVRRDLGETMSRYLVDRIAALGNVEVHVGSEIVGLEGERATGLAAATFRERSTGNLHRRAVRHVFLFIGADPNADWARDCVATDAKGFVVTGVDAQPLETSVAGVFAIGDVRAGSTKRVAAAVGEGAAVVAQIHAMFAREAAQAAR comes from the coding sequence ATGAGCACGATCGATACGCGCCGGCATCAGATGTTTCCCACGCTCGATTCGGCGCAGATGGCGACCGCGCGGCGCTTCGCCAGCGGTCCTGCGGTGCGGTTCGCCCCCGGCGATACGCTGTACGCGATCGGCGCGCACGATGTCCCTGCGTGGCTCGTGATCGAGGGGACGATCGAGGTCGTCCGTCGCGACGGGCTGAGCGCCGAAACCGGCATCACCGTGCACCATCCCGGCCAGTTTTCGGGCGAGGTGAACCAGCTCGCCGGGCGTCCGTCGATCGCCGCCGGGGTGGCGGGGCCAGAAGGGTGCAGCGCGATCCCGTTCGACGCCGCGCATCTTCGCGCGCTGATGGTCGGGTCGGCCGAGCTCGGTGAGATCGTGATGCGCGCGCTGATCCTGCGCCGCGTCAGCCTGATCGAGCATGGCGGCGCGGGCACGATCATCGTCGGCGTGCCCGGCAGCCCCGATATCGTGCGACTGCAGACCTTCCTTGGTCGCAGCGGCCTGCCCAATCTGGTGCTCGACGTCGGCGCCGAGGGCGAGGGGCGCGCGCTGGCCGAACGCACCGGGGTGCTGCCCGAGGAATTGCCGCTGGTGATGTGCCCCAATGGCCAGCTGCTCAAGCGCCCGAGCGACGAGGAGCTTGCCGCCTGCCTAGGCGTCATCCCGCCGATCGATCCCGAACATCTGTACGACGTCGCGATCGTCGGCGCAGGGCCCGCCGGCCTCGCGACCGCGGTCTATGCCGCCTCCGAAGGATTGTCGGTGGTGGTGCTCGATTCGCGATCGATGGGCGGGCAGGCGGGGGCGTCGGCGCGGATCGAGAATTATCTGGGGTTCCCGACGGGGATTTCGGGGCTGGCGCTGGCCGGGCGCGCGTTCAACCAGGCGCTGAAATTCGGTGCCGAGGTCGCGATTCCGGTCGCGGTCGAGCGGCTCGAATGCGACGGGGTGCGGCTCGCGCTCGCCTGCGCGGGCGAGCGCCGGGTGCAGGCACGGTCGGTGGTGATCGCCTCGGGGGCGCGCTACCGGCGGCCCGATATCGCCAATCTCGCCGAATTCGAAGGCGCGGGGGTGTCCTACTGGATCTCGGCGATCGAATCGCGACTATGCGCCGGCGAAGAGGTGGTGCTGGTCGGCGGTGGCAATTCGGCGGGGCAGGCGGTGGTGTTCCTCGCGCCGCAGGTGAAGAAGCTGCACCTAGTGGTCCGCCGTGATCTCGGCGAGACGATGTCGCGCTATCTGGTCGATCGGATCGCCGCGCTCGGCAATGTCGAGGTCCATGTCGGCAGCGAGATCGTCGGGTTGGAGGGCGAGCGCGCGACCGGGCTTGCCGCTGCGACCTTCCGCGAGCGCAGCACCGGCAATCTACACCGCCGCGCGGTGCGCCATGTGTTCCTGTTCATCGGTGCCGATCCCAATGCAGATTGGGCGCGCGATTGCGTCGCCACCGATGCCAAGGGCTTTGTCGTCACCGGGGTCGATGCGCAGCCGCTCGAGACGAGCGTCGCGGGGGTGTTCGCGATCGGCGACGTCCGCGCCGGATCGACCAAGCGGGTTGCCGCCGCGGTGGGCGAGGGCGCGGCGGTGGTCGCGCAGATCCACGCGATGTTCGCGCGCGAGGCGGCCCAAGCCGCACGCTGA